The following are encoded together in the Enterobacteriaceae endosymbiont of Plateumaris braccata genome:
- the rpsD gene encoding 30S ribosomal protein S4: MAKYLGPKLRLSRREGTDLFLKSNVRNIDSKCKLEQAPGQHGMKKSRLSDYGIQLREKQKVRRIYGVLEKQFHNYYKKALRLKGNTGLNLLCLLEKRFDNVLYRMGFSVTRSEARQLICHKSVKINNNIVNIPSCQININDKIEICEKSKKQIRIKAAIDLSSQFEKSNWLEVDTNKMTGVFKRIPERSDLSSDINEHLIIELYSK; encoded by the coding sequence ATGGCAAAATATTTAGGACCTAAATTAAGATTAAGTAGAAGAGAAGGTACAGATTTATTTTTAAAATCTAATGTTCGTAACATTGATTCAAAATGTAAATTAGAACAAGCTCCTGGACAACATGGAATGAAAAAATCCAGATTATCTGATTATGGTATACAATTAAGAGAAAAACAAAAAGTACGTCGTATATATGGTGTTTTAGAAAAACAATTTCATAATTATTATAAAAAAGCATTAAGATTGAAAGGAAATACAGGATTGAATTTATTATGTTTATTAGAAAAAAGATTTGATAATGTTTTATATCGAATGGGATTCAGTGTTACCAGGTCAGAAGCAAGACAGCTTATATGTCATAAATCTGTAAAAATTAATAATAATATTGTTAATATACCTTCTTGTCAAATAAATATTAATGATAAAATAGAAATATGTGAAAAATCAAAAAAACAAATAAGAATAAAAGCTGCTATTGACCTTTCTAGTCAATTTGAAAAATCAAATTGGTTAGAAGTAGACACTAATAAAATGACAGGTGTATTTAAACGCATTCCAGAACGTTCTGATTTATCATCAGATATTAATGAACATTTAATAATTGAATTATATTCAAAATAA
- the rpmD gene encoding 50S ribosomal protein L30: MLKNIKITQIKSSIGRLPKHKAILSCLGLKHIGHTVIKTKTPIIIGMIKKIFYMIKIGN; the protein is encoded by the coding sequence ATGTTAAAAAATATTAAAATTACACAAATTAAAAGTTCTATAGGTAGATTACCAAAACATAAAGCAATTTTAAGTTGTTTAGGTTTAAAACATATAGGTCATACAGTAATTAAGACAAAAACTCCTATTATTATAGGTATGATAAAAAAAATTTTTTATATGATAAAAATAGGTAATTAA
- the secY gene encoding preprotein translocase subunit SecY: protein MIKPFSKLDFQSTKKGFSELKQRFIFLISALIIFRIGSFIPIPGINLNILNKLIQHQNGTIIDMFNMFSGGALSRASILALGIMPYISASIILQLLSVLHPKLIALKKEGESGRRKISKYTKYTTLILSVIQSIGIVTGLPKMSGMHNLIINPNICFFFVSVLSLVTGTMFLMWLGEQITKKGIGNGISMIIVVGIISGLPTAIGHTIEQINEGDLNFFIILILLIIIFIITFFVVFMERGQRKIIVNYAKRYSGRNLYKQQNTHLPLRINMSGVIPAIFASSIILFFVTITSWFGNSTGWEWLKNIAIILQPKQIFYMILYVSLIMFFCFFYTLLVFSPKETADNLKKSGAYISGIRPGEQTAKYIKKIILRLTLTGALYVSFICLVPEFLRNIINVPFYFGGTSLLIVVVVTIDFITQIQTLIMSTQYESMLKKINLKS from the coding sequence ATGATAAAACCATTTTCTAAATTAGATTTTCAAAGTACTAAAAAAGGTTTTAGTGAATTAAAACAAAGATTCATATTTTTAATTAGTGCTTTAATTATTTTTCGTATAGGATCTTTTATTCCTATACCTGGTATAAATTTAAATATATTAAATAAATTAATTCAACATCAAAATGGTACTATTATTGATATGTTTAATATGTTTTCTGGTGGAGCTTTAAGTAGAGCTTCTATTTTAGCTTTAGGAATTATGCCATATATTTCAGCATCAATTATTTTACAATTATTAAGTGTTCTACATCCTAAATTAATTGCTTTAAAAAAAGAAGGAGAATCAGGTAGACGTAAAATTAGTAAATATACCAAATATACTACATTAATTTTATCTGTTATACAATCCATAGGAATTGTAACTGGATTACCTAAAATGTCAGGTATGCATAATTTAATTATAAATCCAAATATCTGTTTCTTTTTTGTTTCTGTGTTAAGTTTAGTTACAGGAACTATGTTTTTAATGTGGTTAGGAGAGCAAATTACAAAAAAAGGAATTGGTAATGGTATTTCTATGATTATAGTTGTAGGTATTATTTCAGGATTACCAACTGCTATTGGACATACGATAGAACAAATTAACGAAGGTGATTTAAATTTTTTTATAATATTAATATTATTAATAATAATTTTTATTATTACTTTTTTTGTTGTTTTTATGGAAAGAGGTCAAAGAAAAATAATAGTTAATTATGCTAAAAGATATAGCGGAAGAAACTTATATAAACAACAAAATACTCATTTACCATTGAGAATTAATATGTCAGGGGTAATACCCGCAATATTTGCTTCAAGTATTATTTTATTTTTTGTTACAATAACTTCTTGGTTTGGTAATAGTACAGGATGGGAATGGCTTAAAAATATTGCTATTATTTTACAACCTAAACAAATATTTTATATGATATTATATGTATCATTAATTATGTTTTTTTGTTTTTTTTATACACTTTTAGTATTTAGTCCAAAAGAAACAGCAGATAATTTAAAAAAATCAGGTGCCTATATTTCTGGTATACGTCCAGGAGAACAAACAGCTAAATATATTAAAAAAATCATTTTACGATTAACATTAACAGGAGCACTATATGTTAGTTTTATATGTTTAGTACCTGAATTTTTGCGTAACATAATAAATGTTCCTTTTTATTTTGGAGGAACATCATTACTAATAGTAGTAGTTGTTACTATAGATTTTATAACTCAAATACAAACATTAATTATGTCAACTCAATATGAATCTATGTTAAAAAAAATTAATTTAAAATCATAA
- the rplV gene encoding 50S ribosomal protein L22, translated as MEVLAKHLYSRSSARKLRLIANLIRGKQISKALDILNFSNKKASILIKKVLNSAISNAENNNGMDIDNLKISKIFIDIGSNMKRIMPRAKGRSDRIFKYTSHITIIVSDDNIN; from the coding sequence ATGGAAGTTTTAGCAAAACATCTATATTCACGATCTTCTGCTCGAAAACTAAGATTAATTGCTAATCTTATAAGAGGAAAACAAATATCAAAAGCTTTAGATATTTTAAATTTTTCTAATAAAAAAGCATCTATTCTTATTAAAAAAGTATTAAATTCTGCTATATCTAACGCAGAAAATAATAATGGTATGGATATTGATAATTTAAAAATATCAAAAATTTTTATAGATATAGGATCTAATATGAAACGTATTATGCCTCGTGCTAAAGGACGTTCAGATCGTATTTTTAAATATACAAGTCATATAACTATAATTGTATCTGATGATAATATTAATTAA
- the rpsM gene encoding 30S ribosomal protein S13, translated as MARIAGINIPNNKHIKIALQYIYGIGNSHSIRICKIININEYTKVNLLSEKQIDLLRVEVSKFTVEGDLRRKVNLDIKRLIDLGCYRGLRHRKGLPVRGQRTKTNAHTRKKFRKIFKKQ; from the coding sequence GTGGCTCGTATAGCAGGAATTAATATTCCTAATAATAAACATATTAAAATAGCATTACAATATATTTATGGTATTGGTAATTCTCATTCTATACGTATTTGTAAAATTATTAATATTAATGAATATACTAAAGTAAATTTATTATCAGAAAAACAAATAGATCTACTAAGAGTAGAAGTATCTAAATTTACAGTAGAAGGAGATTTAAGAAGAAAAGTTAATTTAGATATTAAGAGATTAATTGATTTAGGATGTTATCGTGGATTAAGACATCGTAAGGGTTTACCAGTAAGAGGACAACGTACTAAAACAAATGCACATACTAGAAAAAAATTTCGTAAAATTTTTAAAAAACAATAA
- the rplN gene encoding 50S ribosomal protein L14: MIQEHTILNVADNSGARRVMCIKVLGGSRRRYANIGDIIKITIKEAIPKGKVKKGDVLKAVIVRTKRGIRRLDGSVIRFDNNACVLLNDTNEQLIGTRVFGPVTRELRNEKFMKIISLAPEVI; this comes from the coding sequence ATGATACAGGAACATACTATATTAAATGTTGCAGATAATTCTGGAGCTCGTAGAGTAATGTGTATTAAAGTATTAGGAGGTTCACGCCGTCGTTATGCTAATATTGGGGATATAATTAAAATAACTATAAAAGAAGCTATACCAAAAGGTAAAGTCAAAAAAGGTGATGTATTAAAAGCTGTTATAGTAAGAACTAAAAGAGGAATACGTCGTTTAGACGGTTCAGTTATCCGTTTTGATAATAATGCATGTGTATTATTGAATGATACTAATGAACAATTAATAGGAACAAGAGTTTTTGGTCCTGTTACCAGAGAATTAAGAAATGAAAAATTTATGAAAATCATTTCATTAGCTCCAGAAGTAATTTAA
- the rpsE gene encoding 30S ribosomal protein S5 translates to MPIYDNKNQNNELKEKLISVNRVSKTVKGGRIFSFTALTVVGNGKGRVGFGYGKSREVPNAIQKAMEKARKNMINIVLNNSTLQYPVKGNHTSSYIFMKPAHEGTGIIAGGAMRAVLEVTGIYNVLAKAYGSTNPINIVRATIKGLSSMKSLKMIAAKRDKTVEEIERNMKNVKKY, encoded by the coding sequence ATGCCTATTTATGATAATAAAAATCAAAATAATGAATTGAAAGAAAAACTTATTTCTGTAAATAGAGTATCTAAAACTGTCAAAGGAGGGCGAATATTTTCATTTACAGCATTAACTGTTGTTGGTAATGGTAAAGGTCGTGTGGGATTTGGTTATGGTAAATCTAGAGAAGTTCCTAATGCAATACAAAAAGCTATGGAAAAAGCAAGAAAAAATATGATTAATATTGTACTAAATAATAGTACACTACAATATCCTGTTAAAGGTAATCATACAAGTTCTTATATATTTATGAAACCAGCTCATGAAGGTACTGGTATTATAGCTGGGGGAGCTATGAGAGCTGTTTTAGAAGTAACTGGAATTTATAATGTTTTAGCAAAAGCTTATGGTTCAACTAATCCTATTAATATAGTTAGAGCAACTATAAAAGGTTTATCTAGCATGAAATCATTAAAAATGATTGCAGCCAAAAGGGATAAAACAGTCGAAGAAATAGAAAGGAATATGAAAAATGTTAAAAAATATTAA
- a CDS encoding DNA-directed RNA polymerase subunit alpha: MNNSVTEFLKPRLVNIKKINKTTVSVTLEPLERGFGHTLGNALRRILLSSMPGYAVTEVEIEGILHEYSTKEGVQEDIIEILLNLKKLAIKVKSNKQEFFLTLNKSGIGPVIAADLNHGNDIELINPNYIICNLTDQNTSINMKIKIELGRGYVAAYTKINSEKYNDRPIGRLLIDACYSPIERIIYNVEAARVEQRTDLDKLIIEMETNGTIDPEEAIRKAATILSEQLETFVYLRDIPQQEIKEEKPEFDPILLRPVDDLELTVRSANCLKTESIQFIGDLVQRTEVELLKTPNLGKKSLTEIKDILASKGLSLGMRLENWPPIIIDKK, encoded by the coding sequence ATGAATAATTCTGTAACTGAATTTTTGAAACCCCGTTTAGTTAATATTAAAAAAATTAATAAAACTACTGTTAGTGTTACTCTTGAACCTTTAGAAAGAGGGTTTGGACATACATTAGGTAATGCATTAAGACGCATTTTATTATCTTCAATGCCTGGATATGCAGTTACTGAAGTAGAAATTGAAGGAATATTACATGAGTATAGTACTAAAGAAGGAGTTCAAGAAGATATTATTGAAATTTTATTAAATTTAAAAAAATTAGCTATAAAAGTTAAAAGTAATAAACAAGAATTTTTTTTAACTTTAAATAAATCAGGAATTGGTCCAGTCATAGCAGCTGATTTAAATCATGGAAATGATATTGAATTAATAAATCCAAATTATATTATTTGTAATTTAACAGATCAAAATACTTCAATTAACATGAAAATTAAAATTGAATTAGGTAGAGGATATGTTGCTGCATATACTAAAATTAATTCTGAAAAATATAATGATCGTCCAATAGGTCGACTATTAATTGATGCATGTTATAGTCCAATTGAAAGAATAATATATAATGTTGAAGCTGCAAGGGTAGAACAAAGAACAGATTTAGATAAATTAATAATAGAAATGGAAACTAATGGTACTATAGATCCAGAAGAAGCAATAAGAAAAGCTGCTACAATTCTTTCAGAACAATTAGAAACTTTTGTTTATTTACGTGATATACCTCAACAAGAAATTAAAGAAGAAAAGCCTGAATTTGATCCTATTTTATTACGTCCAGTAGATGATTTAGAATTAACTGTTAGATCTGCTAATTGTTTAAAAACAGAATCGATACAATTTATAGGTGATTTAGTACAACGTACTGAAGTTGAATTGCTTAAAACACCTAATTTAGGAAAAAAATCTTTAACAGAAATTAAAGATATTTTAGCTTCTAAAGGTTTATCATTAGGAATGCGTTTAGAAAATTGGCCTCCAATTATAATTGATAAAAAATAA
- the rpsH gene encoding 30S ribosomal protein S8 codes for MCIQNPIADMLTRIRNGQLSKKIKIIMQYSKIKQSIANILKNEGYIKNFKVIKNNISQLEIYLKYFRGKAVIENIKCVSRPGLRIYQRKKNLPKVMAGLGIAIISTSKGIMTDYTARNYGIGGEIICYIS; via the coding sequence ATGTGTATACAAAATCCTATTGCTGATATGTTAACAAGAATTCGCAATGGTCAATTATCAAAAAAAATAAAAATTATAATGCAATATTCAAAAATTAAACAATCAATTGCAAATATTTTAAAAAATGAAGGATATATTAAAAATTTTAAAGTTATTAAAAATAATATATCTCAATTAGAAATTTACTTAAAATATTTTAGAGGTAAAGCTGTAATAGAAAATATTAAATGTGTAAGTCGCCCTGGATTAAGAATTTATCAAAGAAAAAAAAATTTACCTAAAGTTATGGCAGGATTAGGAATTGCTATTATTTCTACATCAAAAGGAATAATGACTGATTATACTGCACGTAATTATGGAATAGGTGGCGAAATAATTTGTTATATTTCATGA
- the rplR gene encoding 50S ribosomal protein L18 encodes MNKKKIIRIRRITKLRKKHYELKTTRLVIHRTSRHIYAQIISYKNKVLITASTLEKNIREKLSYTGNIEAAIITGKEIAKRSINKGITIVSFDRSGFKYHGRIKALANAARDSGLQF; translated from the coding sequence ATGAATAAAAAAAAAATTATTCGTATTAGAAGAATAACTAAATTACGAAAAAAACATTATGAACTAAAAACTACACGTTTAGTTATACATCGTACTTCGCGTCATATATATGCTCAAATTATATCTTATAAAAATAAAGTTTTAATAACTGCTTCTACTTTAGAAAAAAATATTCGTGAAAAACTATCATATACGGGTAATATAGAAGCTGCTATTATAACAGGAAAAGAAATTGCAAAAAGATCAATTAATAAAGGTATCACTATTGTTTCATTTGATCGTTCAGGATTCAAGTATCATGGACGTATTAAAGCATTAGCAAATGCTGCACGTGATTCAGGTCTACAATTTTAA
- the rplX gene encoding 50S ribosomal protein L24 encodes MASKLHCNDEVIILTGKDKGKKGKIKYFLNSTLVIIEGLNLIKKHIKPNPSNSNSGGIIEKENFIHISNIAIFNTQTKKPDRIGFKFIKGKKLRFFKSNNKII; translated from the coding sequence ATGGCATCTAAATTACATTGTAATGATGAAGTTATTATTTTAACAGGTAAAGATAAAGGTAAAAAAGGCAAAATAAAATATTTTTTAAATTCTACATTAGTTATTATAGAAGGACTAAATTTAATAAAAAAACACATTAAACCTAATCCTTCTAACTCTAATTCAGGTGGAATAATAGAAAAAGAAAATTTTATTCATATTTCTAATATAGCTATATTTAATACTCAAACTAAAAAACCTGATCGTATAGGTTTTAAATTTATAAAAGGTAAAAAATTACGTTTTTTTAAATCTAATAATAAAATTATTTAA
- the rplP gene encoding 50S ribosomal protein L16 — protein sequence MLQPKRTKFRKMHKGRNKGIVVGMNIDFGSYALKAVHRGRITARQIESARRAISRSMKRQGKIWIRIFPDKPITEKPLEVRMGKGKGNVEYWVALVQPGRILYEIDGISEKLAQKAFKLGSAKLPVKTIFLNKKNIIQIL from the coding sequence ATGTTACAACCAAAACGTACAAAATTCAGGAAAATGCATAAGGGTAGAAATAAGGGAATTGTTGTAGGAATGAATATTGATTTTGGCTCTTATGCATTAAAAGCAGTTCATAGAGGAAGAATTACTGCAAGACAAATAGAATCAGCAAGGAGAGCTATTAGTAGATCTATGAAAAGACAAGGTAAAATTTGGATTAGAATTTTCCCTGATAAACCCATAACAGAAAAGCCATTAGAAGTTCGTATGGGAAAAGGTAAAGGTAATGTAGAATATTGGGTAGCATTAGTACAACCTGGAAGAATATTATATGAAATAGATGGTATATCAGAAAAATTAGCTCAAAAAGCCTTTAAATTAGGATCGGCAAAATTACCAGTAAAAACAATTTTTTTAAATAAAAAAAATATAATACAAATATTATGA
- the rpsK gene encoding 30S ribosomal protein S11, with product MKKKQNSKFKKNIKKQVIDGIAHIHASFNNTIVTITDRQGNSLGCATAGGSGFRGSRKSTPFAAQVAAERCVESVKDYGIKNLEVMIKGPGPGRESTIRALNNAGFRITNITDITPIPHNGCRPPKKRRV from the coding sequence ATGAAAAAAAAACAAAATTCTAAATTTAAAAAAAATATTAAAAAACAAGTTATTGATGGTATAGCACATATACATGCATCATTTAATAATACTATTGTTACTATTACAGATAGACAAGGAAATTCATTAGGGTGTGCTACAGCGGGAGGTTCTGGTTTTAGAGGTTCTCGTAAATCAACACCATTTGCTGCACAAGTAGCAGCAGAACGCTGTGTAGAATCTGTAAAAGATTATGGTATAAAAAATCTTGAAGTTATGATAAAAGGACCAGGACCAGGAAGAGAATCAACAATTAGAGCATTAAATAATGCTGGCTTTCGTATTACAAACATTACTGATATAACACCAATACCTCATAATGGTTGTCGTCCTCCAAAAAAAAGACGTGTATAG
- the rplF gene encoding 50S ribosomal protein L6, with protein MSRIAKNPIFIPDNVKIIINKQKIIVKGKNGILKILINPLIKIKINNKQLLFLPKRNNNNVWSYAGTSRSILNSMIIGVTKGFFKKLILFGIGYRVTLNKNILNLMLGYSHPIYYTLPEGIKADINQNEILLKGSNKQLLGQVAANIRSYRTPEPYKGKGIRYSYEKIKIKEIKKK; from the coding sequence ATGTCTCGAATAGCTAAAAACCCTATTTTTATTCCTGATAATGTCAAAATTATCATAAATAAACAAAAGATAATTGTTAAAGGAAAAAATGGTATATTAAAAATATTAATTAATCCTTTAATAAAAATTAAAATTAATAATAAACAGTTATTATTTTTACCTAAAAGAAATAATAATAATGTTTGGTCATATGCTGGAACATCAAGATCTATATTAAATTCTATGATTATAGGGGTAACTAAAGGTTTTTTTAAAAAACTTATTTTATTTGGTATAGGTTATAGAGTTACTCTTAACAAAAATATTTTAAATTTAATGTTAGGATATTCTCATCCAATTTATTATACTTTACCTGAAGGAATTAAAGCAGATATAAATCAAAATGAAATACTTTTAAAAGGATCAAATAAACAATTATTAGGTCAAGTAGCTGCTAATATTAGATCTTATAGAACTCCTGAACCGTATAAAGGAAAAGGTATTAGATATAGTTATGAAAAAATAAAAATTAAAGAAATAAAGAAAAAATAA
- the rpsN gene encoding 30S ribosomal protein S14, translating to MAKESIKAREIKRIKLAKKFFIKRQKLKKLISSLNVSDKVRWDAIFKLQSLPRDSSLSRQRNRCKQTGRPHAFLRKFGLSRIKVRESAMKGEIPGLKKASW from the coding sequence GTGGCTAAAGAATCTATAAAAGCTCGTGAAATTAAAAGAATAAAATTAGCAAAAAAATTTTTTATAAAAAGACAAAAATTAAAAAAATTAATATCTAGTTTAAATGTATCAGATAAAGTTCGTTGGGATGCAATTTTTAAATTACAATCTCTTCCAAGAGATTCTAGTCTTTCTAGACAAAGAAATAGATGTAAACAAACAGGTAGACCTCATGCTTTTTTAAGAAAATTTGGTTTAAGTAGAATTAAAGTACGTGAATCTGCAATGAAAGGAGAAATTCCTGGATTAAAAAAAGCTAGTTGGTGA
- the rplQ gene encoding 50S ribosomal protein L17 has product MRHRKIGRHLNRTSSHRKSMFKNMANSLIKYEIIKTTTVKAKELKRTIEPLITIAKNNNISNKRLIRSRINNKNNLIKLFNFIAPRFKNRLGGYTRIIKCGFRNGDKAPMSYIELLERKIIIKKKT; this is encoded by the coding sequence ATGCGTCATCGTAAAATAGGTCGTCATTTAAATAGAACTAGTAGTCATCGTAAATCTATGTTTAAAAATATGGCTAATTCTTTAATTAAATACGAAATTATTAAAACAACAACTGTAAAAGCTAAAGAATTAAAAAGAACAATAGAACCATTAATAACAATTGCAAAAAATAATAATATTTCTAATAAAAGATTAATTCGTTCTCGTATAAATAATAAAAATAATTTAATTAAATTATTTAATTTCATAGCCCCAAGATTTAAAAATAGATTAGGAGGATATACACGTATAATAAAATGTGGATTTCGTAATGGTGATAAAGCACCAATGTCATATATAGAATTATTAGAGCGAAAAATAATAATTAAAAAAAAAACATAA
- the rplO gene encoding 50S ribosomal protein L15: protein MYLNTLIPSLGSKHYKKRLGRGIGSGLGKTSGRGHKGQKSRAGSKINKSFEGGQTPLHRRLPKFGFQSRKKKFYKEITLNNLNKIKSNIIDLNTLKQFKIVSKKIKYVKIINTGKIFIPVKLIKLRCTKNAKLFIEKLGGKIKE, encoded by the coding sequence ATGTATTTAAATACTTTAATTCCTTCTTTAGGATCTAAACATTATAAAAAACGTTTAGGAAGAGGTATTGGTTCAGGATTAGGAAAAACTAGTGGTAGAGGGCATAAAGGACAAAAATCTCGTGCTGGTAGTAAAATAAATAAATCTTTTGAAGGGGGACAAACTCCTTTACATAGAAGATTACCAAAATTTGGTTTTCAATCACGTAAAAAAAAATTTTATAAAGAAATTACATTAAATAATTTAAATAAAATAAAAAGTAATATTATTGATTTAAATACTTTAAAACAATTTAAAATTGTTAGTAAAAAAATTAAATATGTTAAAATTATAAACACTGGGAAAATTTTTATACCAGTGAAGCTTATTAAATTACGTTGTACAAAAAATGCAAAACTTTTTATTGAAAAATTAGGTGGCAAAATAAAGGAATAA
- the rpmJ gene encoding 50S ribosomal protein L36, with translation MKVRTSVKKLCRDCKIVRRNRVVRVLCKKDPKHKQRQG, from the coding sequence ATGAAAGTACGTACTTCTGTTAAAAAATTATGTCGTGATTGTAAAATTGTTCGTCGTAATAGAGTAGTTCGTGTTTTGTGTAAAAAAGATCCTAAACATAAACAACGTCAAGGTTAA
- the rplE gene encoding 50S ribosomal protein L5 → MSKLYNYYKNKIVKNLIYSFKYYSIMQVPRISKITLNMGVGKVISNKKHLENAINDLTVISGQKPLITKVHKSIAGFKIRQGYPIGCKVTLRSKRMWYFFERLLFIAIPRIRDFRGLSKKSFDGYGNYNIGIKEQIIFPEINFDKIDYIRGLDISISTTANSNKEGYALLHELNFPFRN, encoded by the coding sequence ATGTCAAAATTATATAATTACTATAAAAATAAAATAGTAAAAAATTTAATATATAGTTTTAAATACTACTCTATTATGCAAGTTCCTCGTATAAGTAAAATTACTTTAAATATGGGTGTAGGAAAAGTTATTTCTAATAAAAAACATTTAGAAAATGCCATAAATGATTTAACCGTAATTAGTGGGCAAAAACCTTTGATTACTAAAGTTCATAAATCAATAGCAGGATTTAAAATTAGACAAGGTTATCCTATAGGATGCAAAGTTACTTTGCGTAGTAAAAGAATGTGGTATTTTTTTGAACGTTTATTATTTATTGCAATACCTAGAATAAGAGATTTCAGAGGATTATCTAAAAAATCTTTTGATGGATATGGTAATTATAATATAGGAATTAAAGAACAAATAATTTTTCCTGAAATTAATTTTGATAAAATTGATTATATTCGTGGATTAGATATTTCTATCTCTACTACAGCTAATTCTAATAAAGAAGGCTATGCTTTACTTCATGAATTAAATTTTCCATTTCGTAACTAA
- the rpsQ gene encoding 30S ribosomal protein S17: MQNKKKILKGKVTSNKMNKTIVVHINRFIKHPIYGKFIKKTTKLHVHDEKNTCNIGDFIEIKECRPLSKTKSWILVNILKKVIV, from the coding sequence ATGCAAAACAAAAAAAAAATTTTAAAAGGAAAAGTTACAAGTAACAAGATGAATAAAACTATTGTAGTACATATTAATAGATTTATAAAACATCCAATTTACGGAAAATTTATAAAAAAAACAACAAAACTACATGTTCATGATGAAAAAAATACATGTAATATAGGTGATTTTATTGAAATAAAAGAATGCAGACCATTGTCAAAAACTAAATCTTGGATTTTAGTAAATATTCTTAAAAAAGTAATAGTTTAA
- the rpsC gene encoding 30S ribosomal protein S3 — translation MGQKTHPNGLRLGIIQTWNSTWFANTKDFANNLYSDFKVRKFLNKKLIKASVSRITIERPSKSIRVTIHTSRPGIVIGKKGEDVEKLRKMIFKISGVPTQVNITEIRKPELEAKLVADNISIQLEKRVMFRRVIKRAVQNSMRLGALGVKVEVSGRLGGTEIARTEWYREGRVPLHTLRANIDYSLAEANTTYGIIGIKVWIFKGEILGNIIDYNQKLNKIILNSKKQRTRGRK, via the coding sequence ATGGGTCAAAAAACACATCCTAATGGTTTAAGATTAGGAATTATTCAAACATGGAATTCTACTTGGTTTGCTAATACAAAAGACTTTGCAAATAATTTGTATAGTGATTTTAAAGTAAGAAAATTTTTAAATAAAAAATTAATAAAAGCATCAGTCTCTCGTATTACAATTGAAAGACCTTCTAAAAGTATTAGAGTAACAATACATACATCTAGACCAGGTATAGTCATAGGTAAAAAGGGTGAAGATGTAGAAAAACTTAGAAAAATGATTTTTAAAATTTCTGGAGTACCTACACAAGTTAATATTACTGAAATCCGTAAACCAGAATTAGAAGCTAAATTAGTTGCTGATAATATTTCGATACAATTAGAAAAAAGGGTTATGTTTAGAAGAGTTATAAAAAGAGCCGTACAAAATTCAATGAGATTAGGAGCATTAGGAGTTAAAGTAGAAGTTAGCGGACGTTTAGGAGGAACTGAAATAGCTCGTACAGAATGGTATAGAGAAGGTCGTGTACCATTACATACCTTACGTGCTAACATTGATTATAGCTTAGCAGAAGCTAATACTACTTATGGAATAATTGGAATTAAAGTCTGGATTTTCAAAGGAGAAATATTAGGTAATATTATTGATTATAATCAAAAATTAAATAAGATAATTTTAAATTCTAAAAAACAACGTACTAGAGGAAGAAAATAA